The genomic DNA GGGGCCGCGACCGCCCGTCATCTCCTTGAGGCGCTCGAAGACGGAATCGGTCTCGTAGTTCAGGGTCTCTGCCCCAAGCTGCCGCGCCATCTCCAGGCGTTCGGGGAAGCGGTCGATGGCGATGACCCGCCCGGCCCCCAGCAGGAAGGCGCTCATGATGGCGAAGAGCCCCACCGGCCCGCAGCCGAACACGGCCACCACGTCGCCGGGGTGAATGTTGCAGTTCTCAGCCGCCATGTACCCGGTCGGCAGAATGTCGGTGAGGAAGAGGACCTGCTCGTCGGTCAGCCCCTCGGGCACCTTGTAGAGGTTCTGATCCGCGTAGACGGTGCGCGCGAACTGCGCCTGCCCGCCCGCGTAGCCACCCGTGATGTGCGAGTAGCCGTAGATGCCCGCCCCCGCATAGCCCCACAGCGCCTCGGCGAGCTTGGGGTTGGGGTTGGAGTTGTCGCACAGCGAGGTCAGGCCCTTCTGACAGTACCAGCACTTGCCGCAGGCGATGGGAAAGGGCACGATCACCCGGTCGCCGACCTTGACATTGCGAACTTCGGAGCCGACCTCCACGACCTCACCCATGAACTCGTGGCCCAGGATGTCGCCGTGGACCATCGAGGGCACGTACCCGTCCACGAGGTGCAGGTCGGAACCGCAGATCGCGGTGGCCGTGACCCGCACGATGGCGTCGGTGGGCTGGAGGATTTCGGGGTCGGGCACCGTCTCGACCTGTACCCGGTTGATGCCCTGCCACACGACGGCCTTCACGAGGTCCTCCGGTTGTCGTACATCTTCGCCTCCGCCTTCATGATCCCCTTGCGGGCGCTGGACTGGCCTTCCGTCGTGGGCACCTCGCCCACCTCCAGCAGCCGCTTGAGCCGCCGCAGGTCCTCGCCGATCTGCACCGCGGGGTCCTCTCCGAGCAGGCGGGCGACGGACGCGCCCAGCGTGCCCCCGGGCGGGCGGTAGGTCAGCGAGACGTGGATCTCGGTGCCCCGGTCGCCCGGGGCGGGCCGGAACTCCACTCGGCCCTCGTTGGGCACGGTTGAGCCCTCCAGCGAGCGCCAGGCGATGAGCCGCCCGGGCTCGTCCTCGGTGATCTCCGCGTCCCACTCCACACTCGTGCCCACCGGGGCCTTGGCGACCCAGTGCGAACGCTTGCCATCCCCGTCCTGCACTTTCACCGATTCCAGATGATCCATGAAGCGCGGCAAGTTCTCGAAGTTGCGCCAGAAGGTGTACAGCTCGTCGGCGGACTTCCCGATGGTGACCCCACGCTGCACGGCGATGGTGTCGTCGGGCGTGCGCTGAACTTGCGTGAGGGCCGCGCCCACGCTGCGGCCCATCGCCGCCCCCGAGAGGAGCAGGGCGCCGCCCGTGCCAAGGATGAGGCCCGATTCATTCTTCTGCCGCAGGCTGAGCAGGATCATCCCCAGCCCGAGCCCGCCGAAGATCAGCCGTTCCACCGGGCTGGAGTTCTGCGGGCTGACCTGCGGTTCACCGCCCTGTGACTGAGCTGCCTGTGCCTGCGTCATCCGCGCTTCCCCCTTCCCAGAAGGCGCTCGGCCAGTGTGGGCGGCTCGGCGCGCTCCATCGTCAGTGCCCGGGCGACCAGCACGTCCACGACCGTGATCGCGGTGAGCATGGCGAGTGTGTTGCCCGTCCGCTTGCGGGCCGTGGGGTCCCCCGTCGTGGCCGCCCCCAGCGTCGCAATGTCCAGCACGTCCCCTGCCACCCGCGCCCAGACCCAGGTGGTCGCCGCCGCCGGTTGCGTGAGGAGCCCCACCCCCGCAACGAGTTCGCGCAGCCCGTAGGCCCTCACGAGCGAGGAACGTTCCTCCTGCACGCCCAGGAAGCGAATCAGACTGCCCGGCGCGACCACCTCCAGGGTGCCCAGCCCGACGCTGAACCAGCCCAGCCCCCGCGCCACCTGCTCTGCGTTCATCCGTACCTCCCCTGCTCAGGTGTGGTGTTTGCTGCCCACGTTCAGGTGCCCACTCTAGGATTCCCCCCACCGGGGGTGTCTTCGCGCTTCCTTCACCGTCCCCTGTGGCGGCTGCCACGCGCCCCTGCCGAATTCCGCCTCCCCCGGCCCGGCCTCGCGGCGCGGAAATGGTGTTTGACTCGGCTGACACGGCCTCTTATGCTGAACGAGCAACAAAAGTCAGGCGGGAACGTCAGGGCAGTGAGGTGCAGGAATGGTATGGACTGCGGCCGGGCCTAGAGGCAGGGACGACCCTGGACACGCGAAGACGCGGCTCTCGGGGCATTCGTTATGGGAAAGGCCGGGCGCCTCCTCCCGCTGGATGGGGCGCCCGGAAGAGGCCGCATGACGCTGGCCCCCGCCTTCTCCTTCCAGGGCGTCTCCAAATCCTTCGGGCCGGTCGAGGTGCTGCACGACGTGACCTTCTCCACCGCACCCGGCGAGATTCACGCCCTGCTGGGCGAGAACGGCGCGGGCAAGAGTACCCTGATGAAGATTCTGGGCGGTTACCACCCGCCGACCCGGGGCGAGGTGCGGCTGAACGGCGAGCCCATTCACTTTGCGGGCAGCCGGGACGCTGAGGCGCTCGGCATCGTCCTGATCCACCAGGAGTTCAACCTCGCCGAGGACCTGACGGTCGCGCAGAACATCTACCTGGGGCACGAGACGGGCGGCTTCCTGCTGGACGATGCGGCGATGGTCCGGGGGGCTCGGGAGGCGCTGGGGAGACTGGGCGTGAGGCTCGACCCCCGCACCCGCGTGCGTGACCTCACCGTGCCGCAAAAGCAGCTCGTGGAGATCGCCCGCGCGCTGTCCCGCCAGGCCCGCGTCCTCATCATGGACGAGCCGACTGCCGCCCTCACGCCGCACGAGACGGAGACGCTGTTCGGCCTGATGCGGAGGTTGCGGGGGGAAGGCGTCACCATCGTCTACATCAGCCACAAGCTCGACGAGGTGAAGGCGATCTCCGACCGGGTGACGGTGCTGCGCGACGGCCGGTATGTGACAACAGCCTCAACGAGCGACCTGAGTCAGGCGCAGATGGCGAACCTGATGGTGGGGCGGGAACTGGAGGCGATGTTCCCGCCTAAAGGGCAGGCCGGGGCGGAGGAACTGCTCTCCGTGGAGGGGTTGGACGTGCCGGGCTGGGCGCAGGGCGTGAGCTTCACCATCCACCGGGGCGAGGTGCTGGGCTTCGCGGGACTGGTCGGGGCGGGGCGCACCGAGAGCTTCGAGGGGCTGCTGGGCCTGCGCCCGCACCGGGTGGCGAGCGTGCGGGTGAAGGGCAAACCCGTCCGCATCCGAAACCCCGGCGACGCCACCCGCGCGGGGGTCGTCTATCTCAGCGAGGACCGCAAGGGCAAGGGCCTCCACGTGGACTTCCACCTGCGCCCCAACCTGACGCTGATGACGCTGGACCACTACGCCCGGCCCCTGCTCGACATCCGGGCCGAGCGGGAGGCGCTACGCCGCGCCGCCGGGGAGTACCACATCCGCGCGGGGCGGCTCGACGTGCCCGCCAGCTCGCTCTCGGGCGGCAACCAGCAAAAACTCGCCCTCGCCAAGATTCTGGAGGTCAGCCCCGACGTGATCATCCTCGACGAACCGACGCGCGGCGTGGACGTGGGCGCCAAGCGCGAAATCTACCTGCTGATCGGTCGCCTGGCCGCAGAGGGCAAGGGCGTGGTCGTCATCAGCTCCGAACTCCCCGAACTCCTGGGCGTGTGCCAGCGCCTCCTGGTCATGCGCGAGGGCCGGGTGGTGGGCGACCTGAACACCGAGGGGCTGAGCGAGCAGGAGGTCATCCAGTACGCCACCGGTCTGAAGGTGGACAGGGTGGGGAGGACCGCGCATGTCCATGCCTGATTCCCCCGTCTCCGAGGCGGCGACGACCCGCGTCACGCCCCGCTCGGTGCTGACCCGCCTCGGGGCGCTGGGTCCCCTGCTCGGCCTGCTCGCCCTCGCTATCGTGGCGACCCTCCTCAACCCCGACTTCCTGACCGTCTCCAACCTCTCCAACGTGTTGACCCGCGCCGCCTTCACGGGCATCATCGCGGTGGGGATGACCTTCGTGATCATCTCGGGCGGCATCGACCTGTCGGTGGGCTCGCTCGCGGCGCTGATCGCGGGCTCGATGATCCTCATCATGAACACGCTCAAGACCTCGCTGGGGGCGGGGGTGGGCACCATAGCGCTGGGGATGCTCGCCGCGCTCGCCATCGGGGCTTTGGCGGGCCTCTTTCACGGCACCACGATCACGCGGGGGCGCATCGAGCCCTTCATCGTGACGCTGGGGACGCTGGGCATCTACCGGGCGGTGCTGACGTACCTGGCGCAGGGCGGGGCGATCTCGCTCGACCTGGACATCGGGGACCGCTACAGCCCGGTGTATTACGGCAGGCTGCTCGGCATCCCCATCCCCATCCTGGTCTTCGCTGCGGTGGCGCTCCTCGGCGGGCTGATCCTCAACCGCACCCGCTACGGGCGCTACGTGCAGGCCATCGGCAGCAACGAGCAGGTGGCGCGGTACGCGGCGATCAACGTCACGGGGGTCAAGATCGCCACCTACGTGCTGCTGGGGGTGTGCGTGGGCCTCGCCACCATCCTTTACGTGCCGCAGCTCGGGAGCGCCACGCCCTCGACGGGGCTGCTGTGGGAACTCGACGCCATAGCCGCCGTCATCATCGGCGGCACGGCCCTGCGGGGCGGCTCGGGCCGCATCTGGGGCACAGTGGTCGGCGCGGTGCTGCTCGTGACCATCGGGAACGTCCTGAACCTCACCAATATCATCTCCGTGTATCTCAACGCCGCCGTCACCGGCCTCGTCATCATCCTGGTCGCGTTCTTCCAGCGTGGCCGCAGGTGAAGGCAAGGGAGGAGGCCCAGCCCATGTAGCCCCGTCTCTCCGGTCCCCATCCCGCCCTCTCACGCTCAGGAGGCTTTCATGCAGGCGATCAAACGCTTCACCCTTCTTTCCGCGTTGCTGGCCGGTACCGCCCTCTCCCAGGGCACGACCAAGCAGGTCATCGGCGTCTCGATTCCCTCCGCCGACCACGGCTGGACAGCAGGCATCGTGTATCACGCCAACCAGGCCAAGGCGGCGCTGGAGAAGAAGTACCCGAACGTCCAGATCATCGTGAAGACGGCCAAGGACAGCAGCGAGCAGGCCAACCAGATTCAGGACCTCGCGACGGTGAACAAGATTAATGCCCTCGTGATCCTGCCGCAGGAGAGCGCTCCCCTGACCCGCCCGGTGGCGAACGTGAAGGCCAAGGGCGTGTTCGTGACCGTGGTGGACCGCGGCCTGACCGACCCCAAGGCGCAGGACGCCTATGTGGCGGGCGACAACACCGCGTTCGGGCGGGTGGCCGGGAACTACTTTGTGCAGCGGCTGGGTACGGCGGGCGGCAACGTGGTCGTGCTGCGCGGTATTCCCACCGTGATCGACAACCAGCGGGTGGCCGCCTTCAACGCGGCGGTGGCGAAAAACCCGAAGATCAAGGTTCTCGACGCCAAGTACGGCAACTGGAACCGCGACGACGCCTTCAAGGTGATGCAGGACTACCTCACCCGCTTTCCCAAGATCGACGCCGTGTGGGCCAGCGACGACGACATGGCGGTCGGCGTGCTGCGCGCGATCCAGCAGGCTCGGCGCACCGACATCAAGTTCGTCGTGGGCGGCGCCGGAATGAAGGAGATGATCAAGAAGGTGATGGACGGCGACGCGATGATGCCCGTGAACGTCACCTACCCGCCCTCCATGATCGCGGACGCGATGCGGCTGACGGTGGAAAGCCGCGTGACGGGCAAGCCGATGAAGGCGACGACGATCATCCCCTCGGTGCTCGTGACCAAGGCGAACGCTCAGCAGTTCTATTTCCCCAACTCGCCGTTCTAAACCAGAAGTCGCTGGAGGCCCGGCCAGGTTCGGGCCTCTCCCCTTTGCCCGGAGGTCCCATGTCCAGACCCGTTACCCTCTTCACCGGCCAGTGGGCCGACCTGCCCCTCGCCGAACTCGCCCCCCTCGCCCAGCGGATGGGCTACGACGGCCTCGAACTCGCGTGCTGGGGCGACCATTTCGACGTTCAGGCAGCCCTGCGCGACGACAGCTACGTGGAGCAAAAGCTCGCCTTTCTGGAGGAGCACGGCCTGACCTGCCTCGCCATCAGCAACCACCTCGTCGGGCAGGCGGTGTGCGACCTCATCGACGAGCGGCACCGCGAGATCCTGCCTGCCCACGTGTGGGGCGACGGCGATCCGGAGGGCGTGCGGCAACGTGCGGCGCAGGAGATGATGGATACCGCCCGCGCCGCGCAGAGGCTGGGGGTGAGCGTGGTGAACGGCTTCACCGGCTCGCCCATCTGGCACTCGCTCTACGCCTTCCCGCCGACCAGTCAGGCGTACTGGGAACGGGGGTTTCAGGACTTCGCGGCCCGCTGGCAGCCCATCCTGGACGTGTTCGACCAGGTGGGCGTCAACTTCGGGCTGGAAGTCCACCCGACGGAGATCGCGTTCGACATCGCCTCGGCACAGCGGGCGCTGGAGGCCGTCAGGCACCCGCGCTTCGGCTTCAACTACGATCCCAGCCACCTCGCGTATCAGGGGGTGGACTACGTGAAGTTCATCCGCACCTTCGCCGACCGCATCTTCCACGTCCACATGAAGGACGTGTGGTGGGGGCACGGGAACGGGGACGTGGGCGTGTTCGGCGGGCACACGACCTTCGGCGACCCCCGGCGTTACTGGGACTTCCGCAGTGTGGGGCGCGGCGACGTGAATTTCGAGGAAATCATCGTGGCGCTGAACGATATCGGGTACTCGGGGCCGCTGAGCGTGGAGTGGGAGGATGCGCGGATGGACCGGGTGCATGGCGCGACGGAGAGCGCGGCGTTCCTGCGGCGGCTGGACTTCCCCACCTCGAACGTGGCCTTTGACGCCGCCTTCGCCAAAGCGGAGCAGGAAGCCTGATGCGGCCGCTTCGCATGGGCATGGTGGGGGGTGGGCAGGGCGCCTTTATCGGGGCCGTTCACCGCATGGCCGCCCGGCTCGACGGCGAGATCAACCTCGTGGCGGGAGCCCTGTCCAGCACACCGGAAAAGGCACGAGCCTCCGGGCAAGCCCTCGGTCTGGCAGACGCCCGGAATTACGGCAGCTGGGAGGAGATGCTGGACGGCGAGCTGAAGCTGCCACCGGGGGAACGTATCGACTTCGTCTCGGTCGTCACGCCCAACCACATGCACTACCCGGTGGCCAAAGCCTTTGCCGAGGCCGGAATCCACGTCATCTCCGACAAGCCGCTCGTCCACACCTCCGAGCAGGCGCGCGACCTGATGGAGACGGTGCGGCGCTCGGACATCGTCTTTGCCGTCACGTACAACTACACCGGCTACCCGATGGTGCGGGAGGCGCGGCATCTGGTGCGGAGTGGGCAACTCGGCGAGATCCGCAAGGTCATCGTCGAGTACAACCAGGGCTGGCTCGCCACCCGGCTGGAGGAGGGCGGCAACAAGCAGGCGGACTGGCGCACCGACCCGGCCCGCAGCGGCATTGCGGGAGCGGTGGGCGACATCGGCTCTCACGCGGAAAACCTGGCGGCGACCGTGACGGGCCTGGAACTCGACGCCATCTGCGCCGACCTGACCACCTTCGTGCCGGGCCGCGCCCTCGACGACGACGGGAATATGCTGCTGCGCTTCACCAACGGCGCCCGGGGTCTGCTCTGGTGTTCGCAGATCGAGGTCGGGGCGGAGAACGACCTGCGGCTGCGGGTCTTCGGCACGCGCGGCAGCCTGTCCTGGCGTCAGGAGGAGCCGAACGCGCTGGAAGTGCAGACACTGGACGGGCCCCTTCAGGTGCTCCGGCGGGGCAACGCCTACCTGAGTCCCGCCGCCCAGGCCGCCACGCGGCTCCCCAGCGGGCACCCTGAAGCCTTTATCGAGGCCTTCGCCAACATCTATCGAGGGGCCGCCGAGGCCATTCGCGCCCGGCTGGAAGACCGCGAGCCCGATCCCCTCGTCGCCGACTTCCCAACCCTTGAGGACGGGGCACGTGGCGTGCATTTCATCGAGAAGGCTGTGGAGAGTGCGCGCAGCGAGCAGAAATGGACGGCAGCGCGGTGGCGGGCATCGGTGCCGGAGACGAACCGGGGAGAGGTGGAGCAGGCTCCACCTCCTTGAGCCACCGACGGCCCCTCAAGGAGAAGAATGTTGGCTGGGCGGACATGAACAGCCCCTCCCCCTTGAGGGGGGGGCGGCAAACATCTTGTGCCGGACAGTGTTTTCCCTATTGCACATCAAGCGTTGCAAGGGGGGAGAAGAGCTGTACCCATCGGCCTTCTCCTTGGCGTACCCAGCAGAAGAGATGCGCTTCCGCTTATTCCTCCGTTTCTCCTCCCCCACCCCATAGGCCCGCGCAGAGCAACCCGAAATACGTCGGAACCTCGTAGGACAGGAACTCGGTTCGGCGGGCTTCTGGGGCAACGGCGCCCGCCAGCACGAGCGCCTGCCACAGCCCGTCCGGCTTGGCGTCCTCCACAAAATGGGGGTCGAGGGAAGCAAGGGCCTCCAGGTCACCGCGCCCAATCAGGTCCATGACCTGGGCGTCGAGCCGGGCGGCGGCCTCGTGATACCCGTACGGCCCGAACTCGGCGTGGGTGTGGGACCAGTCGCAACTGGCGATAAGACCGACCCTTTTGCCCGGAGCGGCGGTGGCACGCCTGAGGGCGGCCCCGAAGCGCAGGTGCGGCCCGAAATCCGTTCCACGTGGCGGGTTGACGACCACGACTGGCACCTCCGGCATGAAGTGCAGCGGGATGATCGCTCCCCAGTCGAGCGGCAGGCACGAGAGCGGACCCTCGGCCGTGGCGAAGTTCAGGAGGGCGACGGGCAGACCGTCCTCGACTGCAGCTTGGGCGATGGCTCGGGCCAGGGAACGGTCCACCGGGCGCTCCATCGTCACGGTGGCGCCGTGGCTCTCGACCGTTCCCCGCACCCGCTCGGAGTCGGTCACCGTGAACTGACCCTCGGCCCGCGTCCCATGTGGGGTCAGGACCACGAGCACGTCGGGCGCGGCCTCGCGCATCCACTGCCCGAGCTGTTCCAGGCTGGCACGGGTGCGGGCCATCAGCGGCAGGTTGCCACCGCAGAGTTCCTTCAAGATTTCCGACCCGTGCGGGGCGATGCAGGCGAAGACGATGGGGGACATGACGACGCTCAGCATCGCACGGCCCCGGCGTACCGCCGGGCTGGACAAGGGACCTGACATTTCGCTTCGGTGAATGTTCCGGGGGCAGGGGGCGCCTATGCTGGGCCGCGACGATTCACCCGAGAGGAGCGGCCATGCCAGGAACATCCCGCGTCACCGTCTGGAACGAGTACCGCCACGAGAAGCGCAACCCCAAGGTGCAGGCCATCTACCCCGATGGAATGCACGCGGTTATCGCCGCCGCCCTGCAGGGGGCGGGTTTCCCCGTCCGCACCGCCACCCTCGACGAGCCCGAGCACGGCTTGACGGAGGAGGTGCTGGCGGAGACGGACGTGCTGATCTGGTGGGGCCACCTGGCGCACGGGGAGGTCTCGGACGAGGTGGTCGAGCGCGTGCACCGCCGGGTGCTGGACGGCATGGGCCTGATCGCGCTTCACTCCGCGCACTTCTCCAAGATCTTCAAACGCCTCATGGGCACGGGCTGCGACCTGAAGTGGCGCGAGGGCGACGACCACGAGCGGCTGTGGGTCGTGGCTCCCGGGCACCCCATCGCCGAGGGGCTGGGCGAGACCATCGAGCTCCTCGGCGAGGAGATGTACGGCGAGTTCTTCGACGTGCCGCCCCCCGAGACGCTGGTCTTCCTGAGCTGGTTCAGCGGCGGCGAGGTCTTCCGCTCGGGCTGCTGCTACACGCGCGGCTCCGGGAAGATCTTCTACTTCCGCCCCGGGCACGAGACCTACCCCACCTACCACCACCCGGACATCCAGCGCGTGATCGCCAACGCGGTGCGCTGGGCCGCCTCGACCCCCGGGGCCCCGCGCGCCTTCGGCAACCGCCCACCCCTCGAACCCACCGGGGAACTCGTATGACCATGAAGGTCGGCGTGATCGGCGGGGGCGGCGTCTCGCGCTTTCACTTCGCGGGGTACGCGGCGGCGGGCGCGCAGGTCGTCGCCGTGGCCGAGGCCAACCCGCAGACGCTGGAGCAGGTGCAGGCTGAGTGGCGGGTGCCGCGCGGCTACGCGAGTTTCGAGGACCTGTGCGCCGACCCCGAGGTCGAGGCGGTGTCCGTCTGCCTCCCGAACTCCCTGCACCACCCGGCGACCATCGCGGCGGCGCGGGCGGGGAAGCACGTCCTGTGCGAGAAGCCGATCTCCATGTCGCTGGAGCAGGCGCAGGAGATGATCGACACCTGTAGAGAGGCGGGCGTCATCCTCCAGATCGGTCACCACCTGCGCTCGAACGCGGCGGCGGAGAAGGCGCGGCAGCTCATCATCTCGGGCGAACTCGGCCGGGTGACCTTCGTGCGGCTGCGGCAGGCCCACGACTGGGGCGGCGGCCCGGTGCGCGAGTCGTTCCGCACCCTGGCGAGTTCGGGGGGCGGCACCCTGCTCGACAACGGGAGCCACATGATGGACCTCGCCCGCTACTTCGGCGGCCCGGTCCGCGAGGTCTTCGCCCGCACCGCCACCCTGGGCTTTGAAGTCGAGGTCGAGGACACGAGCGTCGTGTCGCTGGAGTTCGAGTCGGGGGCGCTGGGCAGCGTGGAGAACGCCTGGACCGCGACCGGGTGGGAAGAGGCCTTCTGGGTGTACGGCACGCGGGGGGCACTGGAGTACACCAACCGGCTGCAAACCCCCACCCTGCGCCACGTCTTCCGCTCGTCGCCGGGGACCGACTGGAACGAGCAGGACGTCGCCGTATACCAGTTCGCGGGTCTGGAGCCGCATTCCCGCAACGTGGTGGAGTTTCTCCAGGCCATCCGCGGCGAGCGGCCCGTCATCTGCACGGGCGAGGACGGCATGGAGGCCGTGCGGCTCATCCTCGCCAGCTACCAGAGCGCCCGGGAACGGCGCCCAATCCTGATGGCGGAGGTGAGCTGAGCAGAGACTTGGAACAGCCGTTGGATTGAAGCTGGGGGTGGAGAGAGTTCCGCCCCCTTTTCACATGCCTTCCGGTAGCGGCCGCCGAGGCTCCCTCACCACAGGGCGCTCTTGCGCGGGCATCCTGTACGTACCCATCCCACCCCATGGCGGCCCCCGCGAGGCCGTTTTCCCCCTGCTGCTGGAGGTTCCATGCGCCGCCTCGCCCTGCCGCTTCTGCTGACCCTGTTCGCCGCCCTGCCCGCGGCCCGTGCGGGGGTCGTTCAACTCCAGGCACCCGACGGCCTCACCCTGTACGCGGAGCACGTCTCCCCGGCCCGCCCCGTGGGCGCAGTGCTGCTCCTGCACGACGCGGGGCGGAATCTGCACGAGTTCGGGGGAGTGACCGGGCGGCTGGCGCGGGAAGGCTACGCCTCGCTGGCCCTCGACGCGCGCTTTGGCGGCGAGTACGACGGGTATCCCAACCGGACGGCCGCGGGGCTGGGCTCCCGCATCCTCACTGAGGCCGATACGCTCAGGGACCTGGATGCGGCCCTCGCCTGGCTGCGGCAGGCGCACCTGGGCGTGCCCCTCTTCGCGCTGGGCAGCGGCGCGGGCGGGGTGCTGCTCTTCCCGTTCGCCCTGCGGCACCCGGACCTCGCCGGAATCCTGGCGTTCAGCCTCTACCGGGGCGACCTCTTCGAGACGGACGCCCTGGCCGCCGCGCGGCAACTCCGGGTGCCCGTGTTCGTCACGAGCAGCGACGACCCCTTCGAGATCGGGGCGGCCCGGGAACTCGCCCGCGCCGCGCGGGGGGTGCAGTACGTCCCACCGGGCTTCGGCCTGCGCGGGGCGGTGACCCTCGACCCGGCCAAGACGACCGAGGCCGCCGTCAGCGAGGGGTACTGGAGGGCGGTGCTGCGCTTCCTGCGGCAGCCGGGGGCCAGGTAAGACCTCTCCCCTACGCCTCCTGCGGCAGCTTCTCCAGCAGGCCGACCAGACGCGGGTCGAGGGCCTTGCCCGCCTGGGCCCTCAAGCGGCCCACGTCGCCCGCCCGCACGTAGGCGTCGGCGGCGGTCAGGATGCGGGCGTACAGGGGGATGTCCTCGGCGGCGAGGCCCTCAGGCTCGCCCTGGCCGTCCCAGCGCTCGTGGTGGTGGCGGATGGCCTTTTGCGCCTCGGCCAGATGGGGCACGCCGTGCAGGAAGTTGGCCCCGACCTGGGCGTGCCCGGCCTCGCCGTGCAGCTTGCCCAGGTCGTGCAGGGTGGCGGCGTACCACAGCTCCTCCAGTTCGCGCTCGACCAGGCCCACCGCCCGCCCCAGCCGCATGGCCGTGTCGGCGACCGCCTGCGCGTGACCCAGGCCGTCGAACTCCTGGCTCTCGACCGCCTCCACCAGGGCGCCGGTGATCTGCCGCGCCGTCTGCCGCCACTCGTCGCGCGAGTGCAGCACGGTCAGCAGCGGCGCGACCGCTGCACCCCACGCCGCCGCAGCCTCCTGCTGCCCCGGTGTGATCTCCCCCGAGGAGGTGCGGTCGAGCACGAGTGCCCCCAGACCCCGGCCCCGGTCGCTCAGCGGCACGATGAGCGTCAGGGGCACCTCGCGCAGACCCGCGGCGTCCAGCTGGGCCTGGACCTCGGGGGGGTTGAGCTCGTACAGTTCGCGTCCCCCTCCCGTGAGCAGACGGACGCGCGGCCGGGCCCAGGGCCCCTGAAGCGGGGTGCCGATCAGTGACTTGGGGTAGCCGAACACGGCGGTGATCCGGTCCTGCCCCCGCCGCCACACCGCGTACCCCTGGGCCTGCCCCCCCAGCAGCGTGACGGCGTGGGCCAGGGCCCCCTCCAGCACCCCCTCCAGGCTGGGGCGGGCGAGCAGATCGGCCAGCACCCGCGTGGG from Deinococcus apachensis DSM 19763 includes the following:
- a CDS encoding extradiol ring-cleavage dioxygenase — its product is MSPIVFACIAPHGSEILKELCGGNLPLMARTRASLEQLGQWMREAAPDVLVVLTPHGTRAEGQFTVTDSERVRGTVESHGATVTMERPVDRSLARAIAQAAVEDGLPVALLNFATAEGPLSCLPLDWGAIIPLHFMPEVPVVVVNPPRGTDFGPHLRFGAALRRATAAPGKRVGLIASCDWSHTHAEFGPYGYHEAAARLDAQVMDLIGRGDLEALASLDPHFVEDAKPDGLWQALVLAGAVAPEARRTEFLSYEVPTYFGLLCAGLWGGGGETEE
- a CDS encoding ThuA domain-containing protein; its protein translation is MPGTSRVTVWNEYRHEKRNPKVQAIYPDGMHAVIAAALQGAGFPVRTATLDEPEHGLTEEVLAETDVLIWWGHLAHGEVSDEVVERVHRRVLDGMGLIALHSAHFSKIFKRLMGTGCDLKWREGDDHERLWVVAPGHPIAEGLGETIELLGEEMYGEFFDVPPPETLVFLSWFSGGEVFRSGCCYTRGSGKIFYFRPGHETYPTYHHPDIQRVIANAVRWAASTPGAPRAFGNRPPLEPTGELV
- a CDS encoding Gfo/Idh/MocA family protein; translated protein: MTMKVGVIGGGGVSRFHFAGYAAAGAQVVAVAEANPQTLEQVQAEWRVPRGYASFEDLCADPEVEAVSVCLPNSLHHPATIAAARAGKHVLCEKPISMSLEQAQEMIDTCREAGVILQIGHHLRSNAAAEKARQLIISGELGRVTFVRLRQAHDWGGGPVRESFRTLASSGGGTLLDNGSHMMDLARYFGGPVREVFARTATLGFEVEVEDTSVVSLEFESGALGSVENAWTATGWEEAFWVYGTRGALEYTNRLQTPTLRHVFRSSPGTDWNEQDVAVYQFAGLEPHSRNVVEFLQAIRGERPVICTGEDGMEAVRLILASYQSARERRPILMAEVS
- a CDS encoding alpha/beta hydrolase; its protein translation is MRRLALPLLLTLFAALPAARAGVVQLQAPDGLTLYAEHVSPARPVGAVLLLHDAGRNLHEFGGVTGRLAREGYASLALDARFGGEYDGYPNRTAAGLGSRILTEADTLRDLDAALAWLRQAHLGVPLFALGSGAGGVLLFPFALRHPDLAGILAFSLYRGDLFETDALAAARQLRVPVFVTSSDDPFEIGAARELARAARGVQYVPPGFGLRGAVTLDPAKTTEAAVSEGYWRAVLRFLRQPGAR
- a CDS encoding HD-GYP domain-containing protein, producing MFRRPRPPSVPPPGPDPRHSGVVPPGEPPDPTRVLADLLARPSLEGVLEGALAHAVTLLGGQAQGYAVWRRGQDRITAVFGYPKSLIGTPLQGPWARPRVRLLTGGGRELYELNPPEVQAQLDAAGLREVPLTLIVPLSDRGRGLGALVLDRTSSGEITPGQQEAAAAWGAAVAPLLTVLHSRDEWRQTARQITGALVEAVESQEFDGLGHAQAVADTAMRLGRAVGLVERELEELWYAATLHDLGKLHGEAGHAQVGANFLHGVPHLAEAQKAIRHHHERWDGQGEPEGLAAEDIPLYARILTAADAYVRAGDVGRLRAQAGKALDPRLVGLLEKLPQEA